In Zingiber officinale cultivar Zhangliang chromosome 3B, Zo_v1.1, whole genome shotgun sequence, a single window of DNA contains:
- the LOC122055042 gene encoding leucine-rich repeat extensin-like protein 3, protein MRRGARAPMLRRGAGRPRKRTLESLAAESPKTSAGVEPVGQGQTPYGIAGASGSQTPMVSEVTTPTIPAVPTPIIFTVPPAVPLAYPTPPPPMPTAYQAPLPPVPTAYATLAPAAAVAPPPVPPPTEPPTAPTYADPVVPPMAPASVYAATPGMPPPAYVAVPLVIPASVVPSVPAAVPTHLTDIVAAQS, encoded by the coding sequence ATGAGGCGAGGTGCACGTGCTCCCATGCTGAGACGTGGTGCAGGACGACCACGCAAGAGGACGTTGGAGTCCCTGGCAGCAGAGTCGCCCAAGACATCTGCTGGAGTCGAGCCTGTCGGTCAAGGACAGACTCCGTATGGTATTGCGGGCGCGTCAGGCTCTCAAACTCCGATGGTTTCAGAGGTAACTACCCCGACCATACCCGCCGTACCCACTCCTATcatatttacggtaccaccagcgGTACCACTAGCATACCCGACACCACCACCACCAATGCCTACGGCATACCAGGCACCACTGCCACCGGTGCCCACTGCATACGCGACACTCGCACCAGCAGCAGCAGTTGCTCCACCTCCGGTACCACCACCCACCGAACCTCCTACCGCGCCCACCTATGCTGACCCTGTAGTGCCACCAATGGCACCTGCCTCAGTCTATGCAGCAACACCGGGGATGCCTCCCCCGGCCTATGTAGCGGTACCACTTGTTATACCAGCTTCAGTGGTTCcgtcagttcctgcagccgtccctacTCACCTCACTGATATAGTCGCGGCACAATCCTAG